The following are encoded together in the Phaseolus vulgaris cultivar G19833 chromosome 9, P. vulgaris v2.0, whole genome shotgun sequence genome:
- the LOC137820108 gene encoding CBBY-like protein isoform X2 yields MAASSSIISFSSSSLFTPTTPQPKTHCLLKHTKHNDHLPPSSFTTLSSLRISRPTTTFGVSSTTRVNVPPRRLSCSASASSSSTLPSALLFDCDGVLVDTEKDGHRISFNQTFQERDLGVTWDVDLYGELLKIGGGKERMTAYFNKTGWPANAPAGEQERKEFVASLHKQKTELFMALIEKKLLPLRPGVAKIIDQALSQGVQVAVCSTSNEKAVSAIVSFLLGPEKAEKIKIFAGDVVPRKKPDPAIYLLAASTLGVESSRCVVVEDSAIGLAAAKAAGMTCIVTKSGYTEDEDFLNADAVFDCIGDPPEERFDLAFCGNLLEKQYVRSFLVRDGPMHAR; encoded by the exons ATGGCAGCTTCAAGTAGCATCAtctccttctcttcttcttcactatTCACTCCAACAACACCTCAACCAAAAACCCATTGCCTCCTCAAACACACAAAGCACAATGATCATCTTCCACCATCTTCCTTCACAACTCTTTCTTCTCTTAGGATTTCAAGACCAACAACAACCTTTGGAGTCTCTTCAACCACAAGGGTTAATGTTCCTCCTCGTAGGTTGAGTTGTTCAGCCTCTGCATCTTCCTCTTCCACTCTTCCCTCGGCTCTTCTATTTGACTGTGATGGAGTCCTTGTAGATACTGAGAAAGATGGTCACCGCATTTCTTTCAACCAAACCTTCCAAGAG AGAGATCTGGGCGTTACATGGGATGTGGACTTGTATGGAGAATTGCTCAAAATTGGAGGCGGAAAAGAAAG GATGACAGCATACTTTAACAAGACAGGTTGGCCTGCGAATGCCCCAGCAGGTgaacaagaaagaaaagaatTCGTTGCTTCACTTCACAAACAAAAGACAGAACTATTCATGGCTCTTATTGAGAAAAAACTGTTGCCTCTTCGTCCAGGTGTTGCAAA GATTATCGATCAGGCTTTATCTCAAGGAGTCCAAGTTGCAGTTTGCAGCACTTCCAATGAAAAGGCG gtcTCTGCAATAGTATCATTCTTGCTGGGACCTGAGAAAGCAGAAAAAATCAAGATATTTGCAGGAGATGTGGTTCCCCGTAAAAAGCCTGATCCA GCCATCTATTTGTTAGCAGCCAGTACTCTGGGTGTTGAATCTTCAAG ATGTGTTGTGGTGGAAGACAGTGCCATAGGCCTAGCAGCTGCTAAAGCAGCTGGAATGACATGTATAGTAACAAAGAGTGG CTATACAGAAGATGAAGATTTTTTAAATGCAGATGCAGTCTTTGACTGCATTGGTGATCCTCCTGAGGAGAGATTTGATTTGGCATTCTGTGGTAACCTTCTTGAGAAGCAATACGTGAG GTCATTCCTTGTGAGGGACGGGCCAATGCATGCGAGGTAG
- the LOC137820108 gene encoding CBBY-like protein isoform X1 has translation MAASSSIISFSSSSLFTPTTPQPKTHCLLKHTKHNDHLPPSSFTTLSSLRISRPTTTFGVSSTTRVNVPPRRLSCSASASSSSTLPSALLFDCDGVLVDTEKDGHRISFNQTFQERDLGVTWDVDLYGELLKIGGGKERMTAYFNKTGWPANAPAGEQERKEFVASLHKQKTELFMALIEKKLLPLRPGVAKIIDQALSQGVQVAVCSTSNEKAVSAIVSFLLGPEKAEKIKIFAGDVVPRKKPDPAIYLLAASTLGVESSRCVVVEDSAIGLAAAKAAGMTCIVTKSGYTEDEDFLNADAVFDCIGDPPEERFDLAFCGNLLEKQYVSTEVCRSFLVRDGPMHAR, from the exons ATGGCAGCTTCAAGTAGCATCAtctccttctcttcttcttcactatTCACTCCAACAACACCTCAACCAAAAACCCATTGCCTCCTCAAACACACAAAGCACAATGATCATCTTCCACCATCTTCCTTCACAACTCTTTCTTCTCTTAGGATTTCAAGACCAACAACAACCTTTGGAGTCTCTTCAACCACAAGGGTTAATGTTCCTCCTCGTAGGTTGAGTTGTTCAGCCTCTGCATCTTCCTCTTCCACTCTTCCCTCGGCTCTTCTATTTGACTGTGATGGAGTCCTTGTAGATACTGAGAAAGATGGTCACCGCATTTCTTTCAACCAAACCTTCCAAGAG AGAGATCTGGGCGTTACATGGGATGTGGACTTGTATGGAGAATTGCTCAAAATTGGAGGCGGAAAAGAAAG GATGACAGCATACTTTAACAAGACAGGTTGGCCTGCGAATGCCCCAGCAGGTgaacaagaaagaaaagaatTCGTTGCTTCACTTCACAAACAAAAGACAGAACTATTCATGGCTCTTATTGAGAAAAAACTGTTGCCTCTTCGTCCAGGTGTTGCAAA GATTATCGATCAGGCTTTATCTCAAGGAGTCCAAGTTGCAGTTTGCAGCACTTCCAATGAAAAGGCG gtcTCTGCAATAGTATCATTCTTGCTGGGACCTGAGAAAGCAGAAAAAATCAAGATATTTGCAGGAGATGTGGTTCCCCGTAAAAAGCCTGATCCA GCCATCTATTTGTTAGCAGCCAGTACTCTGGGTGTTGAATCTTCAAG ATGTGTTGTGGTGGAAGACAGTGCCATAGGCCTAGCAGCTGCTAAAGCAGCTGGAATGACATGTATAGTAACAAAGAGTGG CTATACAGAAGATGAAGATTTTTTAAATGCAGATGCAGTCTTTGACTGCATTGGTGATCCTCCTGAGGAGAGATTTGATTTGGCATTCTGTGGTAACCTTCTTGAGAAGCAATACGTGAG CACGGAGGTTTGCAGGTCATTCCTTGTGAGGGACGGGCCAATGCATGCGAGGTAG
- the LOC137820108 gene encoding CBBY-like protein isoform X3, producing MAASSSIISFSSSSLFTPTTPQPKTHCLLKHTKHNDHLPPSSFTTLSSLRISRPTTTFGVSSTTRVNVPPRRLSCSASASSSSTLPSALLFDCDGVLVDTEKDGHRISFNQTFQERDLGVTWDVDLYGELLKIGGGKERMTAYFNKTGWPANAPAGEQERKEFVASLHKQKTELFMALIEKKLLPLRPGVAKIIDQALSQGVQVAVCSTSNEKAVSAIVSFLLGPEKAEKIKIFAGDVVPRKKPDPAIYLLAASTLGVESSRCVVVEDSAIGLAAAKAAGMTCIVTKSGYTEDEDFLNADAVFDCIGDPPEERFDLAFCGNLLEKQYVRFAGHSL from the exons ATGGCAGCTTCAAGTAGCATCAtctccttctcttcttcttcactatTCACTCCAACAACACCTCAACCAAAAACCCATTGCCTCCTCAAACACACAAAGCACAATGATCATCTTCCACCATCTTCCTTCACAACTCTTTCTTCTCTTAGGATTTCAAGACCAACAACAACCTTTGGAGTCTCTTCAACCACAAGGGTTAATGTTCCTCCTCGTAGGTTGAGTTGTTCAGCCTCTGCATCTTCCTCTTCCACTCTTCCCTCGGCTCTTCTATTTGACTGTGATGGAGTCCTTGTAGATACTGAGAAAGATGGTCACCGCATTTCTTTCAACCAAACCTTCCAAGAG AGAGATCTGGGCGTTACATGGGATGTGGACTTGTATGGAGAATTGCTCAAAATTGGAGGCGGAAAAGAAAG GATGACAGCATACTTTAACAAGACAGGTTGGCCTGCGAATGCCCCAGCAGGTgaacaagaaagaaaagaatTCGTTGCTTCACTTCACAAACAAAAGACAGAACTATTCATGGCTCTTATTGAGAAAAAACTGTTGCCTCTTCGTCCAGGTGTTGCAAA GATTATCGATCAGGCTTTATCTCAAGGAGTCCAAGTTGCAGTTTGCAGCACTTCCAATGAAAAGGCG gtcTCTGCAATAGTATCATTCTTGCTGGGACCTGAGAAAGCAGAAAAAATCAAGATATTTGCAGGAGATGTGGTTCCCCGTAAAAAGCCTGATCCA GCCATCTATTTGTTAGCAGCCAGTACTCTGGGTGTTGAATCTTCAAG ATGTGTTGTGGTGGAAGACAGTGCCATAGGCCTAGCAGCTGCTAAAGCAGCTGGAATGACATGTATAGTAACAAAGAGTGG CTATACAGAAGATGAAGATTTTTTAAATGCAGATGCAGTCTTTGACTGCATTGGTGATCCTCCTGAGGAGAGATTTGATTTGGCATTCTGTGGTAACCTTCTTGAGAAGCAATACGTGAG GTTTGCAGGTCATTCCTTGTGA
- the LOC137820813 gene encoding uncharacterized protein isoform X2 yields the protein MEEKLGVAEETSNSRVLHQTTSKLVVLADLNVDPPEADDDDSSLLPPPSIVTQDKSLLSKETDSIEGESKKLNKLGKCRSRLSKTDSSLDCGADADGDQHVQGPPSSREEKVSSVKTGLVHVAKKMPKNAHAHFILGLMYQRLNQPQKAVLAYEKAEEILLRPEAEIDRPELLSLVQIHHAQCLLLESSLENNSDKELEPRELEEILSKLKESMQSDVRQTAVWNTLGFILLKTGRVQSAISVLSSLLAIAPENYDCLGNLGIAYLKTGNLELSAKCFQQLILKDQNHPAALVNYAALLLSKYASVVAGPGASASEDAMADQIMAANVAKECLLAAVKADSKSAHLWANLAYAFSVSGDHRSSSKCLEKAAKLEPNCMSTRYAVAIHRIKEAERSQDRSELLSCAGNEMASIIRDGDSSLVEIPIAWAGLAMVHKAQHEIVAAYESEQHGLREVEERAVCSLKQAIAEDPNDAVQWHQLGVHSLCARQFKTSQKYLKTAVACDQDCSYAWSNLGVSLQLSEEPAQAEEVYKKALSLATTQQAHAILSNLGIIYRHQKQYQRAKAMCTKSLELQPGYAPAFNNLGLVFVAEGLLEEAKYCFNKALQSDPLLDAAKSNMIKAVVMSKLCKGLSSCALKE from the exons ATGGAGGAGAAGTTGGGAGTAGCAGAAGAGACCTCTAACTCCAGGGTTCTTCACCAGACGACTTCCAAGCTCGTCGTTTTGGCCGACCTCAACGTTGATCCTCCCGAAGCCGACGACGACGACTCTTCCCTCCTCCCTCCTCCATCGATTGTAAC TCAAGATAAAAGTTTGTTGTCCAAAGAAACTGATAGCATTGAAGGTGAAAGCAAAAAGTTGAACAAACTGGGCAAATGTCGTTCCAGACTTAGCAAGACAGATTCTTCTCTTGATTGTGGAGCTGATGCAGATGGTGATCAACATGTTCAAGGACCTCCTTCATCTCGAGAGGAAAAAGTTAGCAGTGTGAAGACT GGCTTGGTTCATGTTGCAAAGAAGATGCCCAAAAATGCTCATGCTCATTTTATACTTGGCTTGATGTACCAAAGATTAAACCAGCCTCAAAAG GCTGTGTTGGCTTATGAGAAGGCAGAAGAGATCTTGCTCAGACCAGAGGCTGAGATTGATAGGCCAGAGTTGCTTTCGTTAGTTCAGATTCACCATGCACAG TGCCTGTTACTAGAAAGTTCATTGGAAAATAATTCTGATAAAGAACTTGAACCTCGTGAACTTGAAGAGATTCTTTCTAAGCTGAAAGAGTCAATGCAATCAGATGTTAGACAGACAGCTGTATGGAACACACTGGGTTTTATCCTTCTTAAAACTGGTCGCGTGCAG AGTGCTATCTCAGTTTTGTCATCATTGTTGGCCATTGCACCAGAGAACTATGATTGCCTAGGAAATCTTGGGATAGCTTATCTTAAAAC TGGGAATTTGGAATTATCTGCAAAATGTTTCCAAcaattgattttaaaagatcAAAATCATCCTGCAGCTTTGGTAAATTATGCTGCCCTTCTTTTGAGTAAATATGCTTCAGTTGTGGCAG GTCCTGGTGCAAGTGCCTCTGAAGATGCAATGGCTGATCAGATCATGGCTGCAAATGTTGCCAAGGAATGTTTGTTGGCCGCAGTTAAAGCAGATAGCAAATCAGCCCATCTATGGGCAAATCTTGCCTATGCATTTTCTGTTAGTGGTGATCATCGAAGTTCCAGCAAGTGCTTGGAGAAG GCTGCCAAACTGGAACCCAATTGCATGTCTACTCGATATGCTGTTGCTATCCATCGAATAAAGGAGGCAGAAAGATCGCAAGATCGTAGTGAACTGCTTTCATGTGCTGGAAATGAAATGGCCTCTATAATAAGAGATGGTGATTCATCCCTGGTTGAGATTCCAATAGCATGGGCTGGGCTTGCCATGGTTCACAAGGCTCAACATGAGATAGTGGCAGCATATGAGAGTGAACAGCACGGGTTGAGAGAAGTTGAAGAGCGTGCTGTTTGCAGTTTAAAGCAG GCTATAGCAGAAGATCCGAATGATGCGGTGCAGTGGCATCAGCTCGGCGTTCATAGTCTCTGTGCTCGGCAATTCAAAACATCACAAAAGTACCTCAAAACTGCTGTTGCCTGTGACCAGGATTGCAGCTATGCATGGTCTAACCTAG GTGTCTCACTACAACTATCAGAGGAACCAGCACAAGCTGAAGAAGTGTACAAGAAAGCCTTGTCTTTGGCAACAACTCAACAAGCGCATGCTATATTATCCAACTTGGGAATTATCTATCGCCATCAGAAACAATATCAACGTGCGAAGGCTATGTGTACAAAGTCACTTGAACTGCAGCCTGGGTATGCTCCTGCATTCAACAATCTGGGTCTTGTGTTTGTTGCTGAGGGTCTTTTGGAAGAAGCCAAGTATTGTTTCAACAAAGCTCTCCAATCAGATCCATTACTGGATGCAGCTAAGTCTAATATGATTAAGGCAGTTGTCATGTCAAAGTTATGCAAAGGCCTCTCCTCATGCGCTCTTAAAGAATGA
- the LOC137820813 gene encoding uncharacterized protein isoform X1 — translation MEEKLGVAEETSNSRVLHQTTSKLVVLADLNVDPPEADDDDSSLLPPPSIVTLANDESSQDKSLLSKETDSIEGESKKLNKLGKCRSRLSKTDSSLDCGADADGDQHVQGPPSSREEKVSSVKTGLVHVAKKMPKNAHAHFILGLMYQRLNQPQKAVLAYEKAEEILLRPEAEIDRPELLSLVQIHHAQCLLLESSLENNSDKELEPRELEEILSKLKESMQSDVRQTAVWNTLGFILLKTGRVQSAISVLSSLLAIAPENYDCLGNLGIAYLKTGNLELSAKCFQQLILKDQNHPAALVNYAALLLSKYASVVAGPGASASEDAMADQIMAANVAKECLLAAVKADSKSAHLWANLAYAFSVSGDHRSSSKCLEKAAKLEPNCMSTRYAVAIHRIKEAERSQDRSELLSCAGNEMASIIRDGDSSLVEIPIAWAGLAMVHKAQHEIVAAYESEQHGLREVEERAVCSLKQAIAEDPNDAVQWHQLGVHSLCARQFKTSQKYLKTAVACDQDCSYAWSNLGVSLQLSEEPAQAEEVYKKALSLATTQQAHAILSNLGIIYRHQKQYQRAKAMCTKSLELQPGYAPAFNNLGLVFVAEGLLEEAKYCFNKALQSDPLLDAAKSNMIKAVVMSKLCKGLSSCALKE, via the exons ATGGAGGAGAAGTTGGGAGTAGCAGAAGAGACCTCTAACTCCAGGGTTCTTCACCAGACGACTTCCAAGCTCGTCGTTTTGGCCGACCTCAACGTTGATCCTCCCGAAGCCGACGACGACGACTCTTCCCTCCTCCCTCCTCCATCGATTGTAAC TTTGGCAAATGATGAAAGCAGTCAAGATAAAAGTTTGTTGTCCAAAGAAACTGATAGCATTGAAGGTGAAAGCAAAAAGTTGAACAAACTGGGCAAATGTCGTTCCAGACTTAGCAAGACAGATTCTTCTCTTGATTGTGGAGCTGATGCAGATGGTGATCAACATGTTCAAGGACCTCCTTCATCTCGAGAGGAAAAAGTTAGCAGTGTGAAGACT GGCTTGGTTCATGTTGCAAAGAAGATGCCCAAAAATGCTCATGCTCATTTTATACTTGGCTTGATGTACCAAAGATTAAACCAGCCTCAAAAG GCTGTGTTGGCTTATGAGAAGGCAGAAGAGATCTTGCTCAGACCAGAGGCTGAGATTGATAGGCCAGAGTTGCTTTCGTTAGTTCAGATTCACCATGCACAG TGCCTGTTACTAGAAAGTTCATTGGAAAATAATTCTGATAAAGAACTTGAACCTCGTGAACTTGAAGAGATTCTTTCTAAGCTGAAAGAGTCAATGCAATCAGATGTTAGACAGACAGCTGTATGGAACACACTGGGTTTTATCCTTCTTAAAACTGGTCGCGTGCAG AGTGCTATCTCAGTTTTGTCATCATTGTTGGCCATTGCACCAGAGAACTATGATTGCCTAGGAAATCTTGGGATAGCTTATCTTAAAAC TGGGAATTTGGAATTATCTGCAAAATGTTTCCAAcaattgattttaaaagatcAAAATCATCCTGCAGCTTTGGTAAATTATGCTGCCCTTCTTTTGAGTAAATATGCTTCAGTTGTGGCAG GTCCTGGTGCAAGTGCCTCTGAAGATGCAATGGCTGATCAGATCATGGCTGCAAATGTTGCCAAGGAATGTTTGTTGGCCGCAGTTAAAGCAGATAGCAAATCAGCCCATCTATGGGCAAATCTTGCCTATGCATTTTCTGTTAGTGGTGATCATCGAAGTTCCAGCAAGTGCTTGGAGAAG GCTGCCAAACTGGAACCCAATTGCATGTCTACTCGATATGCTGTTGCTATCCATCGAATAAAGGAGGCAGAAAGATCGCAAGATCGTAGTGAACTGCTTTCATGTGCTGGAAATGAAATGGCCTCTATAATAAGAGATGGTGATTCATCCCTGGTTGAGATTCCAATAGCATGGGCTGGGCTTGCCATGGTTCACAAGGCTCAACATGAGATAGTGGCAGCATATGAGAGTGAACAGCACGGGTTGAGAGAAGTTGAAGAGCGTGCTGTTTGCAGTTTAAAGCAG GCTATAGCAGAAGATCCGAATGATGCGGTGCAGTGGCATCAGCTCGGCGTTCATAGTCTCTGTGCTCGGCAATTCAAAACATCACAAAAGTACCTCAAAACTGCTGTTGCCTGTGACCAGGATTGCAGCTATGCATGGTCTAACCTAG GTGTCTCACTACAACTATCAGAGGAACCAGCACAAGCTGAAGAAGTGTACAAGAAAGCCTTGTCTTTGGCAACAACTCAACAAGCGCATGCTATATTATCCAACTTGGGAATTATCTATCGCCATCAGAAACAATATCAACGTGCGAAGGCTATGTGTACAAAGTCACTTGAACTGCAGCCTGGGTATGCTCCTGCATTCAACAATCTGGGTCTTGTGTTTGTTGCTGAGGGTCTTTTGGAAGAAGCCAAGTATTGTTTCAACAAAGCTCTCCAATCAGATCCATTACTGGATGCAGCTAAGTCTAATATGATTAAGGCAGTTGTCATGTCAAAGTTATGCAAAGGCCTCTCCTCATGCGCTCTTAAAGAATGA
- the LOC137822326 gene encoding uncharacterized protein, with amino-acid sequence MSDKEGTSNATKSAVIDPTNPYNIHHSDQPGHMLVSTKLNDANYQFWKTTMVHELTTKKKLGFVDGTIEMSSQEKDPSQFELWDQCNSMILSWLSHSIEAEIAAWVIHAKTARQVWEDLRDQFGQKNGPAIFQIQKAITTMSQGTMSVASYYIKLKALWDELELYRSPIVCNKEHQIEKEEDKLMQFLVGLNDSFKTIRSNILIMNPLPNVRQAYSLIVQEETQQQMNSDPGENFSIATSVQCRSANWKQSKGKTCEHGNKPGHTIDECRTLKFHCIYRDKRGHTEDRCRIKNGTWNSNGRHGQQQRIKNNPKSSHSSATNMANSSSLPHDSNESDRNLVQGFTAEQIQQLAKAIYSLNNNGKSEVFINAAGLFARNSSINSAFTKPWILDSGATDHIASDSQFFTHTSSSFIPNVNLPIGSTAATSSTHTIKFNDNITLKDDLATGRMIGSDVTFHESVFPFCQHSQMQSSHPLLDILSAIDIDLPTLVQHSLDPPSYPTEPPADQPSSPTPGSPAPITEPSPANLPVRRSSRTSTPPSWLQDYVMGSQANHLTTAQDRPNGTRYPMHHFLSSSRFSSTHSAYLANITTTKEPHTYAQVILDPNWQKAMDEELSALQLNQTWILTSLPAGQKPIKCKWLYKIKYNSDVSVDRYKARLVENGYTQIECVDYSEIFSPTAKLTTLRCLLTIAVTRNWFTHQLDVQNSFLHDTLHELATRASSTEENIVCRLNKSLYGLKQASHVIKSARFQ; translated from the exons ATGTCTGACAAAGAAGGCACCAGTAACGCCACCAAGTCGGCTGTCATAGATCCAACCAATCCCTACAATATTCATCATTCAGACCAACCAGGACACATGTTGGTGTCGACCAAACTGAACGACGCCAATTATCAATTCTGGAAGACAACAATGGTACACGAACTCACGACGAAGAAGAAACTCGGATTTGTTGACGGTACCATAGAAATGTCGTCACAAGAAAAAGACCCATCCCAATTCGAATTGTGGGATCAATGTAATTCCATGATTCTTTCATGGTTAAGTCACTCTATCGAGGCAGAGATAGCCGCATGGGTAATTCACGCGAAGACCGCCCGTCAAGTTTGGGAAGATCTCCGTGACCAGTTCGGACAGAAGAATGGGCCAGCCATTTTTCAAATTCAGAAGGCAATAACAACCATGTCCCAAGGTACGATGTCAGTGGCTTCATACTACATCAAACTCAAAGCGTTGTGGGATGAACTTGAGCTATATCGTTCACCCATAGTTTGTAATAAGGAGCATCAGATCGAGAAGGAAGAAGATAAACTGATGCAATTCCTCGTGGGGTTGAATGATTCGTTCAAAACAATCAGGTCCAATATTCTCATCATGAATCCTCTACCAAATGTCCGACAAGCATACTCTCTGATTGTGCAAGAAGAAACACAACAACAGATGAATTCAGATCCTGGCGAGAATTTTTCAATCGCGACATCAGTACAGTGTCGATCTGCCAATTGGAAGCAATCAAAAGGTAAGACCTGTGAACACGGTAACAAACCAGGTCATACCATAGACGAATGTCGTACTTTGAAATTTCATTGCATATACCGTGATAAAAGAGGACACACGGAAGATAGGTGTCGCATAAAAAATGGGACGTGGAACTCCAATGGGCGTCATGGCCAACAACAACGAATAAAAAATAACCCCAAAAGCTCTCATTCATCAGCAACAAACATGGCAAATTCCTCTTCATTACCACATGACAGCAATGAGTCTGATAGAAACCTTGTACAAGGGTTCACTGCcgagcaaattcagcaattggcaaaggctatttactcgctcaacaataatGGTAAAAGTGAAGTGTTTATAAACGCTGCAGGTCTATTTGCTCGTAACTCGTCTATTAATTCTGCTTTTAcaaaaccatggattttggatagcggagcaaccgatcacattgcatctgattcacaatttttcacacacacttcgtcatcatttattccaaatgttaatctgcccatAGGCTCAACTGCTGCCACCTCATCTACACACAcgattaaattcaatgacaatatcactctcaaagat GACTTGGCcacggggaggatgattggtTCGG atgtcaccttccatgaaagtgtttttccattCTGCCAACACTCTCAGATGCAATCCTCACATCCATTACTAGATATTTTGTCCGccattgacattgacttacccactcttGTCCAACATTCACTTGATCCACCATCTTATCCTACTGAACCTCCAGcagatcaaccttcttctcccacgCCAGGAAGTCCTGCACCCATTACCGAACCTTCTCCAGCCAACCTTCCTGTTCGAAGATcaagtcgcacatcaaccccaccttcctggcttcaagactacgtaatgggatcccaagccaatcatttgACCACTGCACAAGACCGgccgaatggaaccaggtatcctatgcatcattttctttctagttcacgattttcttctacacatagtgcatatctcgCTAACAttacaaccaccaaagaacctcacacttatgctcaagttatccttgatccaaattggcaaaaagcaatggacgaagagctttccgccttgcagctaaatcaaacgtggatcTTGACATCGTTACCTgctgggcagaaacccatcAAATGCAAATggctctataaaataaagtacaactcagatgtCAGCGTCGATAGATATAAGGCACGCCTTGTCGAAAAtgggtacactcagattgaatgTGTTGActattctgaaattttttcaccaacagcaaaattaacaactttgaggtgtctcctcaccattgcagtaactagaaattggtttactcaccagctagatgtgcaaaataGCTTCTTACATGACACATTGCATGAACTTGCCACCCGGGCATCATCGACAgaggagaacattgtatgtcgactcaacaaatccctttatggtctcaaacaggcatctcatgtgattaaatctgcaAGATTTCAATAG